From the Bdellovibrio reynosensis genome, one window contains:
- a CDS encoding fibrinogen-like YCDxxxxGGGW domain-containing protein — MRSLTKIILLLTISLTVMGINTVSTGFKVDHGTTRAIYAHNVCKKVVNAHATRDYFVPTKTAAEWTAFRGATITGVTLQKCSSCLDILNNNGSTGDGVYYVDPTGSSPFPVYCDMTTDGGGWTRVFKHNIAGGYFVDSADAAVKNPTDPTANHHSILNQIDNFRTPTNRYHFRLTWPGQTLKNLWWQTSDPRADVDVAGYTTEFVQGHTNAWGGLELSQGTHGPASTSAHIDGSVNHGNWYYAIGSFAAWGTAPDVGLPASDVLGSGKGVPEVNLWMRETDTHTVYNSCKAILNAGASKGDGLYTIDPDGAGAGAAFEAYCDMTTSGGGWTLVAYSNGSTTGTTPNDFFVNTYSQATIGRHLSGTAQASINPESFSITVNTTDAMFISPSYNGGAAYIDLAGGNWNYNNTKCTGVLRHTSRTAGCAGQNANDGYNGADAFNIAVEAGMEGIVPSYKATEVCYSGKGNACSFKFYLR, encoded by the coding sequence GTGCGCTCGCTTACAAAAATCATCTTATTATTAACTATCAGTCTTACGGTGATGGGTATCAACACCGTAAGCACTGGATTCAAAGTCGACCATGGCACGACTAGAGCCATCTACGCCCACAACGTCTGTAAGAAGGTCGTTAATGCCCATGCGACCAGAGATTATTTTGTTCCCACTAAAACAGCGGCTGAGTGGACCGCGTTCAGGGGAGCAACTATCACAGGCGTTACTTTACAAAAATGCAGCTCCTGCTTAGATATTTTAAATAATAATGGATCCACCGGTGATGGCGTTTATTACGTTGATCCGACCGGCAGTTCTCCGTTCCCGGTTTATTGTGACATGACCACTGATGGTGGGGGATGGACAAGGGTTTTTAAACACAATATTGCTGGTGGTTATTTTGTGGATTCAGCGGATGCCGCCGTTAAAAACCCCACAGATCCGACCGCAAATCATCACTCTATTTTAAATCAGATCGATAACTTTAGAACTCCGACGAATCGTTATCATTTCCGTTTAACTTGGCCAGGCCAAACATTAAAAAATTTGTGGTGGCAAACATCGGATCCACGCGCGGATGTGGACGTTGCAGGATATACTACGGAATTCGTGCAAGGACATACTAATGCCTGGGGTGGGTTAGAGCTTTCACAAGGAACCCACGGGCCTGCATCAACTTCTGCCCACATTGACGGTTCTGTAAACCACGGGAATTGGTACTATGCGATTGGTTCATTCGCCGCGTGGGGAACAGCACCTGACGTAGGTCTTCCTGCCTCCGATGTACTAGGAAGTGGTAAAGGTGTGCCCGAAGTAAATCTATGGATGCGTGAAACTGACACTCATACAGTTTATAATTCTTGTAAAGCGATCTTAAATGCCGGTGCTTCAAAAGGTGATGGCCTTTATACGATTGATCCTGATGGTGCGGGGGCGGGCGCAGCTTTTGAAGCATATTGTGATATGACGACAAGTGGTGGTGGATGGACACTTGTAGCGTATTCAAACGGATCAACTACTGGTACAACTCCGAATGATTTCTTTGTAAATACTTATTCCCAAGCCACCATCGGTCGCCATTTATCGGGTACGGCCCAAGCTTCAATCAATCCAGAGTCTTTTTCTATAACGGTGAACACCACAGACGCTATGTTTATTTCACCATCCTATAATGGTGGCGCAGCTTACATCGATCTTGCCGGCGGTAACTGGAATTATAATAACACCAAGTGTACCGGGGTCCTTCGTCACACCAGTCGAACCGCAGGTTGTGCTGGCCAAAATGCTAATGACGGTTATAATGGTGCGGATGCATTCAACATCGCTGTGGAAGCGGGAATGGAAGGGATCGTTCCATCCTATAAGGCTACGGAAGTTTGCTACAGCGGTAAAGGTAACGCGTGTTCGTTCAAATTCTATTTAAGATAA
- a CDS encoding HAMP domain-containing protein, whose protein sequence is MENTKKSQRWKNFRSLALKSLSLSVLLVMIFEVLPTLGEFWYTARITRNEASEYAHKEAIRLVQLAAHDHERLVANVQQLLSVLVEVPEIQSGKPNVCTPFLKKIQKQHPLYGNLGVIDLKGNVLCSALQVPPKTNLADRLYFTKALEKKSFAIGEFQIGRITKKPSLNFSNVVLDENKNVKYVIYVALDLSWLGQLANTAVLPTQATMMILDHKGFILARFPDSDLRIGKVIADQNILKAIRSNSDETVIESSKIDSLDRMFVFRKLRTAPEAGNIYLTVGVPNFVFYSQVEEMLNKSMSREAFVTFIEILFAWVAGFLFLYQIKKIQKAAKRLKAGDLTARTGLKSGFGELETLAHTFDDMASDLESRTREAEAGAKRLTFLSDSANQLCSSLDYKKMLKTVADLATPFMADFCAIDIFEEGNLIRVAESHVFPEKTALFRTITADPEQLSAPQLVTKITPEYLDESTIKLDKVQLKQLGVESLMVLPIKIHGSSIGSVIFASHRPDHLYQKSDLIIALDLTEYIGLAIENANLAKHNERQNKDFLS, encoded by the coding sequence ATGGAAAACACCAAAAAGTCCCAACGCTGGAAAAATTTTAGATCCCTGGCGCTTAAAAGTCTTTCACTGAGCGTTCTGCTGGTGATGATCTTTGAAGTTCTGCCCACCCTTGGCGAATTTTGGTATACCGCAAGAATCACCCGTAATGAAGCTTCAGAATACGCGCACAAAGAAGCGATTCGCTTGGTCCAACTTGCTGCCCATGATCACGAACGGCTTGTCGCCAATGTTCAGCAATTATTATCTGTCCTTGTCGAAGTTCCAGAAATTCAAAGCGGCAAACCTAACGTATGCACTCCGTTTTTAAAAAAGATCCAAAAGCAACATCCCCTTTATGGCAATTTAGGTGTGATCGATTTAAAGGGAAATGTCCTATGCAGCGCTTTGCAAGTTCCCCCTAAAACGAACTTGGCTGATCGCTTGTATTTCACAAAAGCTCTTGAAAAAAAATCTTTTGCCATCGGTGAATTTCAAATCGGCCGTATCACCAAAAAACCCTCTTTGAATTTTAGCAATGTAGTTTTAGATGAAAATAAAAATGTTAAATACGTTATCTATGTGGCCTTGGATTTATCTTGGCTGGGACAATTAGCCAATACAGCAGTTTTACCTACGCAGGCGACGATGATGATTTTAGACCATAAAGGTTTCATCCTGGCTCGCTTTCCTGATTCAGATCTGCGCATCGGTAAAGTGATAGCGGATCAGAATATTCTTAAAGCCATCCGTTCTAACAGCGATGAGACAGTGATTGAAAGTTCTAAGATCGATAGCCTAGACCGCATGTTTGTTTTTAGAAAACTGCGCACAGCCCCTGAAGCTGGCAATATATATTTGACCGTGGGTGTTCCGAATTTTGTGTTTTATTCCCAAGTTGAAGAGATGCTGAATAAAAGCATGTCGCGAGAAGCCTTTGTCACCTTCATAGAAATTCTTTTTGCTTGGGTCGCAGGTTTTTTGTTTCTTTATCAAATTAAAAAAATTCAAAAAGCAGCCAAACGCTTAAAAGCGGGCGACCTTACGGCACGCACTGGATTAAAAAGTGGCTTTGGCGAATTAGAAACTTTGGCGCACACGTTTGATGATATGGCATCGGATTTAGAATCCCGCACGCGCGAAGCAGAAGCCGGCGCTAAGCGCTTAACTTTTTTAAGCGATTCTGCCAATCAGCTGTGTTCGTCGCTTGATTATAAAAAAATGTTAAAAACAGTTGCCGACCTTGCCACCCCCTTCATGGCGGATTTTTGTGCTATTGATATTTTTGAAGAAGGAAATTTAATCCGAGTTGCCGAGTCCCACGTCTTCCCAGAAAAGACGGCCTTATTTAGAACGATCACTGCAGATCCAGAACAATTGTCAGCCCCCCAACTTGTAACAAAAATCACCCCGGAATACTTGGACGAGTCGACAATCAAATTAGACAAAGTTCAATTGAAACAATTAGGGGTTGAGTCTTTAATGGTGCTGCCAATTAAGATTCATGGCAGCAGTATTGGCTCGGTGATCTTTGCATCCCACAGGCCTGATCATCTTTATCAGAAATCAGATCTTATCATCGCTTTAGATTTAACTGAATACATTGGTCTTGCCATTGAAAACGCTAATTTAGCTAAGCATAACGAACGGCAAAATAAAGACTTTTTATCTTAA